From the Brachyspira intermedia PWS/A genome, the window TCTTTGCATCTGCTGAATGATGTTTGCAATGCAATAAAATTATTAATATTTCCGTACTTGGAATTAAGCTTATTATTTCTAAGAAGCTGCATCAATATCTTTCCCTCTTTAGGATCATTTGCATTTTTTATGCTTGTCATTCTAAGTTTGTTTTTCTTTAGATATGTATTGTACCTTGAATTATCTGATTTATCGTATCTCTTATCAAATGCCATATCATCAAAAACTTCTATACTTGTATAATGTGATATCTCATTGATTTTATCATCATCTTTTACAGAAACCAAATATAAAAATATATACTGAAGTATCCAAAGCTTTTTTAGTTTTGATATATCTTTAATATCACGAACTATAAAATTAAAATACTCCTCTTTTTCTTCAGTCCAAAAACTATTTTCATTCAACACTATATCAATAATTTTTTCTATGTTTATATATTCTATAAATCTTGATATTATATTAAATATGGTAACATTTCTTGATTCTTTAATATCTAAAAGTAAAGTCAAAGCATAATCATACTCTTCTAATCCTATCAATGCTTCTGACTTTAAAAAATATATTCTGTCATATATAGTATCATTTTGCATGACATTCAATTCTATATACTCTTTATTTTTTACTATGGTATCACCCTTTGAATTATTCTCATCTAAAATATAAAGTGCCTTATCAAGACATTCTATAGCTTCTTTATATCTATTTATATTTATAAGAAGACTTGCTTTATTTAAATACAACACTTCCAAAGATTTATTTATTTCAAAAGCCTTATCATAAATATTAAATGCCTCATCTATTCTGCCTAATTTTTCTAAAACCATAGCAACATTCAAATAAGCATAATCGTATCCAAGCTCTAAAGCTTTGTTAAAATAAAATAATGCATCTTCATAACGTTCTAATTTTGAATATATGATTCCTATATTAAAATAGCATATCTCAGATTTATCATTTATTTCCAATGCCATATTAAATGCATATAATGCTTCATCGAATGCCATTAATTTAGCAAGTATTATACCTTTATTTATAAAAGCCTTTTCATATAATGGATTAATTTCTATAGCTTTACTGTAATACTCTATAGACTCTTCATATCTGTTTAAATAATATAATGTTAATGCAGTTTTATAACAGCTTCTTGCAAAATATCTATCTACATAATTTGTATCAAGTTCTTCACAATTTTTTTCAAAACAATTTATTATCTTTAAATATATTCTAAGTGCTGAAGAATATTTTTCTAAATTAAAATAAAATCTAGCCTGAATAAACATATTTTCTATTCTATCTTTCAGCATAAATAATTCTCCAATATTAGTATAATTTTATTATAAACTATTTTTTAATTATATAAAATTCTTTAATTATATCAAAACACTATTGACAATTTTTTTATAAATGTTAATATTACTATATAAAGTATTATTTCTTATAAAAATATTTTAATTAAGGATTTTATATATATGAAGAACAGTGATAAAGGTTTTTTCGGTAAATTCGGAGGAAGATTTGTACCGGAAGCATTAGAAAAATTATTAATTGAATTGGAAGAGGCTTTCCTGCATTATATTAATGATAAAGAATTTTTAAGCGAGCTTGAAGAATTGAGATCTGATTTTCTAGGCAGACCTACACCATTAATGTACGCCAAAAACTTGTCAGAGAAAATTGGCGGAGCAAAGATATATGTCAAACTAGAAGGGCTTGCTCATACAGGGGCACATAAAATTAATAATTCTATAGGACAGGCATTACTTGCCAAAAAGATGGGTAAGAAGAAGATTATAGCAGAAACCGGAGCCGGACAGCATGGACTTGCCACCGCTGCAGCCTGTGCCAAATTAGGACTTGAATGCTCTATTTATATGGGTGAAATAGATGTAAAAAGACAGCAGCCTAATGTAGCTTCTATGGAGTTATACGGTGCTAATGTAGTATCCGTTACTAAAGGAGGACGCGGACTTAAAGATGCTGTTGATGCGGCATTAGAAGATTGGGTTAAAGATTTAAAAGATACTCATTATTTACTTGGAAGTGCTGTTGGCCCTAGCCCTTATCCTGATATTGTAAGAACTTTTCAATCTGTAATAGGAAGAGAATTGGATAAACAGATACAGGAAAGGAATTTAAATGTTAAAGCATTGATAGCATGTGTTGGAGGCGGTTCTAATGCTATAGGATTTTTTGAGCCTTTTATAGAGAGAGAAAATCCAAAACTAATAGCTGTAGAAGCTGGCGGAATAAGTATGAATCTTGGAGAAAATGCTATTAGAATGACAAATCCTTATGCCAAAGATATTGCTGCTCAGGGATATATGAGTAAATTTATCTTAAAAGAAGACGGAGAAATATCTGAAACCATGTCTATATCTGCAGGACTTGATTATCCAGGAGTTGGTCCTCAGCTTGCATATTTAGGAGAATCCGGAAGAATAGAATTTACTTATGCTACAGATAAAGAAGCAATAAATGCAGTAAAAGAATTCGCAAAAAATGAAGGTGTTATATTTGCATTAGAAAGTGCCCATGCCGGTGCTAAAGCTATAGAATATGCGAAGCAGTACACTAAAGATGATGTTATTATAGTTAATATGTCAGGCAGAGGAGATAAAGATATATTCATAACCTCACCTATTTTCAGACCTGATAAATGGAAAGAATTCTTAAAAAGTGAATTAGAAAGATTAGAAAAAAATATAGATATTCACAAATTTTAACCTCACAATTATATATTTTTGTTTATAGGTTTTTGTTTATTATTATTTAATATTCAAAAACCTATTTTTTATTATATTTAATATTAATAATAAAAAGTTGAAAAAATAATAGCCATAATATAAAATCAAAATATAAGGGATAAATATTTATATATAGTTTATTTTTCCTTATAGAAAGGTATTATTTTATGAAAAGAAATTTAATATTAAGTTTAATAATAATATTATTAATAATATCATGCAAAAAAATAAATTTACTTGGTCCTAATGATATACCTCCTCCAACAGAATTCCCAGATACAGAATACCCAACACCTACTCCGGTACCTGTTCCTCCTATTGATATAGAAGAAAAACCAATAACAGTAAAACCAGAAATAGTTTCCGGTAAAACAGTATTTGGAGGTTATGCTAAAAGATTTAAATATAAAAATGAATGGTATGTACTTGCCACAAATGAATATGAATATGATACTGATACTAAAAGTTTAGAAAAAACAGGAAAAGCTGCTTTATTAAAAATAGCCAATGATGGAAGCACAATAACAAAAATTAGAAGCATATCTCCTCTTATGGATCTTGAAGATGCCGATTATTGGACTAATTTAATTTCTGATAAACTAGTAATAGAAGCAAATAAGGTAAAAGTATTATCTGAAGCATATACAACATCAAAATTTATATGCATTGAAAATCCAGATTTCAAAAAAGGTAATATAGTAAATTATAGTATGTCAGGTACATTTATAATTATAAAATCATTCAATGAAAATATTAAGTATGTAGAATCTGATGACTTAATAAATTGGAATTATTATTTGAATCCTATTACAAAAGAATATAATATGCCTAATACCAATCATATAAATCCTAATTTTTTAGGAAGATACGGCATAAATACAGATGAATATTTTATTGTTTATTTTAAAGAAAAAATATTTTTATATACAAAATATAAAAGTATTTTTGATGAACATCCTGATGGAAATAGAGATCCTAGCAAACCTCCTTTTGATTATTATAACAATGAATATTACATTATTGATTATGGTAAAGACATGAGTGATGCTAAGAATTGGACTACAAACTATTTTCCTGACTATAACAATGAAAAACTATTAGTTACAATGTATTTTCATACTGATAATGAAAAGCTATATTTCTCTCAAGGTATTTTTGGTGATAATAAATTTGTATACAATGAAAAATCAGGAAATTGGTCGTCTGAAGCATCAATTAAATATCAAAATATATGTTTTTCAACAGAAGATGGTATAAATTGGAAAGCAGATACTCTTCCATCT encodes:
- a CDS encoding tetratricopeptide repeat protein; protein product: MLKDRIENMFIQARFYFNLEKYSSALRIYLKIINCFEKNCEELDTNYVDRYFARSCYKTALTLYYLNRYEESIEYYSKAIEINPLYEKAFINKGIILAKLMAFDEALYAFNMALEINDKSEICYFNIGIIYSKLERYEDALFYFNKALELGYDYAYLNVAMVLEKLGRIDEAFNIYDKAFEINKSLEVLYLNKASLLININRYKEAIECLDKALYILDENNSKGDTIVKNKEYIELNVMQNDTIYDRIYFLKSEALIGLEEYDYALTLLLDIKESRNVTIFNIISRFIEYINIEKIIDIVLNENSFWTEEKEEYFNFIVRDIKDISKLKKLWILQYIFLYLVSVKDDDKINEISHYTSIEVFDDMAFDKRYDKSDNSRYNTYLKKNKLRMTSIKNANDPKEGKILMQLLRNNKLNSKYGNINNFIALQTSFSRCKDSLTMYRLYGKYDNKEGTGCCLVFDKSFFDTSFNNLNNSILFSFSYDKNNYSNIEFYNEQTLPLYFVLYYNAKNNEIIFNPCESDYDNIVIDLNKEYDVWSYDKKFYDKLKNNIGYIFNSIFKIIKKFNSEELSLSYQLLMNIQYLIKDSSFIEEQEMRIIQLVEYGSNPLHIDDKMKRSYKNYLYIFDNKSLKEVILAPKVDDADFLVEKFNDRLAKATSIYNSKNMKNKYKVNVYISNAPIS
- the trpB gene encoding tryptophan synthase subunit beta, which gives rise to MKNSDKGFFGKFGGRFVPEALEKLLIELEEAFLHYINDKEFLSELEELRSDFLGRPTPLMYAKNLSEKIGGAKIYVKLEGLAHTGAHKINNSIGQALLAKKMGKKKIIAETGAGQHGLATAAACAKLGLECSIYMGEIDVKRQQPNVASMELYGANVVSVTKGGRGLKDAVDAALEDWVKDLKDTHYLLGSAVGPSPYPDIVRTFQSVIGRELDKQIQERNLNVKALIACVGGGSNAIGFFEPFIERENPKLIAVEAGGISMNLGENAIRMTNPYAKDIAAQGYMSKFILKEDGEISETMSISAGLDYPGVGPQLAYLGESGRIEFTYATDKEAINAVKEFAKNEGVIFALESAHAGAKAIEYAKQYTKDDVIIVNMSGRGDKDIFITSPIFRPDKWKEFLKSELERLEKNIDIHKF